The sequence below is a genomic window from Streptosporangium lutulentum.
GGTCGTCACCGGCTTGAGGTCGAGACCCCACTGGCTGCCGAGCACGTAGCGTGCCTCGCCGTGCGACCCGGAGGTCGTCGAGATGCCGGTGCCGGCGAACAGGCCGGTGTCGGGCAGGCTAAGCGCGGTGCCGGAGGCCGGCCTGGAGCTGCCCTTGACGGTGACGCCGAGCGATCCGGCCAGCTTGTCCAGGTCGTTCCGCTTCACGGCCTTGGCGGAAATGCCGACCACGCCGGTCTTGAGGTCACGCGAGAGCGGCACACCCGAGCTGAGAAGCTTGAACGTGAGCTCCGACGCGGCGGCAGAGTCCAGCGGGTAGGAGTACGAGCCCCTCGACGAGGCCGACGAGTCGACGCCGCCGTCCAGGCTCTTCACCCGGTCGGTCTTCGGCGACAGCTTGTCACCCGTGTAGACGGCGTTGATGCCCATCAGCAGCGGGTTGCTCCACGAGGAGACGTCGTAGAAGTACGGGAAGGGCGCGTAGGGGTTCTCCCCGATCAGCGCCTGGATCCAGTGCTTCTGCGGCTGGTCCATCGGGATCCAGTACGCGCCCTCGGGAACCCTGAGGTTCTTGGCGCTGCGGCCGCCGAAGATCTGGGCGTTGGGCACGGTGAGCGCCTTCTCGACCTCGTAGACCTCGACGTCCATGTTGCGCAGGCGCTCGACCAGCTTGCGGACGTCGCCGACCTGGCGGTCGGGCAGCAGGAAGTACGACCGGATCTTGATGTCGGGAACCGGGAACTGGACGGTGTTGGTCGGCTGCACGACCTCGTTGGGTTCGAGTGCGCCGGCGGCGCCCTCGGCGAGCGCGGTCTGCCAGACCTTGTAGTAGCCGTCCAGGACCTCGCGCTTGTTGTCAGCCGCCCAGCCGGTGGTCGCCCACTGCGTGTTGAACTGCTGCTGCACGCGGTCCTCGACCGAGGAGGAGCTGCCCTTCTCGAAGGTCATGCCGGCCGCGCCGAACCCGGTGGACGGCACCGTGTCGCCGTACCCCATGTAGAACAGGTCGTACCGCGCGTAGTTGAAGTAGCACTCCTCGACGACCTCGCCGGCGCAGGCGCCGTTGAAGCCGAAGGCCGCCTTGTTGGCCTCACCGATGCGGTTGATCCAGTCCACCGGCTGATCGGCGATCTCGTGGTGGATCGGGTCGGCGTTCGGCGGGAAGAAGTACTGGCGCCCGCCCATCTCGTGCGCGTCGACGAAGATCTGCGGCGGGTAGTTCCGCAGCATCTCGATCTTGCCGTCGGTCTCCGGCTGGGTGCGGGCGAACCAGTCCCGGTTGAGGTCGAAGCCGTAGTCGTTCTGCCGGATGTTCGCGTCGCGGCCATCGGGGTTCTGGGTCGGCACGATGATCGTGACGGTGTTGTCGTTGCGCTTCTTCACGTCGCAGGACAGGCCACCGGCCAGCTCGTACAGAGTCTTGAGCGAGGCGTCGGCGCCGCTCGTCTCGCCGCCGTGGACGTTGCCCGCCACCCACACGATGGCCGGGGTGTCCTTGGCGATGCGCGCGGCCTTGTCCGGCCGAAGCGACCGCGGGTCGCGCAGCGACTGGATCTGCTCGGCGATCTTCTTCAGCTCTTTCGGCGCCACGTGCTCCTTGTCGGACACGATGGCGTAGGGCAGTTCCTGGCCGGAGACGCTGTGCGCCATCGTGCCGGTGATCACGCGGTCGGACGCGCTCCCCACGGCGGAGACGTACTTCCTGATCTCGTCAGAGGTGACAACCCGGCTCTGGCCCTTGCCGAGGGGGAAACCGAAGAACTTCTCAGGGCTCGGTACGGAGCTCAGGTGGGCGTCAGGGTCCGTGCTGCATTGCGTGTGGTCGCGATCGGGGCGCGAGTGACCGGCCGGATCCGCGTTCGCGGCCTGGCTCAACGGCAACATGAGCGCGGTCAACGCGACGGCCGCGGCTCCGGCCATCTTTATGTATGCGGGTTTTCCGCGCCTCGCTGTGCTGGGCGGCATGTCGACTCCTCAAGGGGGCATGGACGGCCCACTCCTTGCCCGGAGCAGGACCGTCCTTGGAAACGACGCCACTGTGGCGCCAGAGGCAGACGATGCGGATGGTATAAAACCGCAATAAAGTGGTCAAGATCGCCCTAAGAGTCTGAACTATCCCGTTTTTCCGTGTAATGGCCCATTTGAGGGCGGGGGAGGGCGTCCCTCAAGGGCGTCGGCGAAGCCGGGGACCTGGCCTGTAGCCCTCGCTCCCGTCCTGCGGGGCTGGAAGGAGGCTCCGGTATCCGCTCCTTCCTGGCCGACCGGAATTATGATCAAATGGATCTGATTTGTAATCAAGCAGACATGATTCAGAGATGACCTCATGACTTCTGGCGCCGTGGCGACGTCCCCCGAACCTCCCGCGCCGTGAGGCGGCCGACGGCGGCCGAGAGGCCACGCCCATCCTTGACCGGGAAGACCCTCGGGTGCTGGACCTGACGGCCGAGCTCCGAACCGCCGGCGCCGTCGGCGAGCGGGACCTGTTGATCGCGGCCCATCGCCTTGTCGCCGCACGCGTCCGCCCGGTCTACGGGATGGACGACCGGCAGCCGGTTTCCGTGACGCTCGCGCTGGGCCGGGGCTCGTGCAGTCAGCGGATGGCGGTGCTGGAGGCCGTGGCGCGTGCCTGCGGGATCGCCACCAGGGTCAGAGGACTGCTGGTGGACGGCCGGTTCTGGTATCCCCGCTTCCCTCGGATGGGTGCGCTGATCCCTCATCGGGTGGTGCTCGCCTGGCCCGAGTTCCGTTTCGACGGACGATGGGTCTCGGTCTCCGGGCTCTACGGTGACCTGACGGCGTTGCGAGCGGGGGGAGGATTCACCAACGACGGTGGAGAGACCCTCTTCGACGCGATCGCTCGCACCGCGGTCGACTGGGACGGCGTGACCTGCTCCTCCTGCGACCTGTCGGCCCACGTGTCGGCCGACCTGGGCTACTTCGACTCTCGCGACGAACTGTTCGAGACACATGGTCAGACCCTGTGCCGGCCGGCCAGGATCGTCGCCAACCCGATCATGGGTCGTCGATCCGCGTGATCCGTCGTCGCGGCGAGGTCTCTGCCCGGGCGGCATTTCATACAGAAAGCCATAAGCGGGGCCGACATAATCGCGAATATGGAAATATTGATCACTGATGCGGTTGTGGGTGGATTAACGCTGACCCTGGACCGGGACGGCGGCACCGTTCGAGTCGAGGGTGACGCGATTCCCACGGTTGTCGTGCGCCGATCCGTTGAGGCTGCACCGCTGCAGCACATTCCCATCGGCACCCGCGGCACCGAAGACCTGACCATGACCCTCGACGGAGCTCCTGTCGCGTTGCGTCCTGCCCCGGGCCGCGTCACGCGCGACTCCTATCGGGCCGAGGTGGACCACGAGGGAATCACCTACAGCGTCTTCGATTTCCTGTGGTTGTCTGAGGATTTCAGACATTCCGGGCCGGTGTGGTCGTACTCGCGCGGGGTCCGTAGTCCGCGCTGAGGCGGAGGACGGGGGTGGCGCGGGCGCGGTGGAAACCGGTCCGGTGCTGGAAATCGCGTGCACGACCTGAGCGGGTCACCGCAAGGTGGCCGCTCTGGGGTTCGTGTCCCGCCGGACGCTGTCCCACCGCGGTGGGGGCGGGAACCGTACGCCACTCCGGCACACGGCGAAAAGTCGATGCGAGCCCGGCCTCATCCCGGACTGCCGGAGTGGGCCGTCCGGGGCGTTTAGGCGTGGGCCGGTCCTTACCCGGGGTGGGGCCGGGACGGCCGGGGCGGTCAAAGGTGTCGCGGCCGCTACGGTTGGCGCGGCGCACCCGGCGGATCTCAGCGCGGGGACGCCGGGCGCGGGCGACGTTGCCCTCCACCACCGTGGTGATGGTGCGGTGGCCGGTGGCCCGGTCGGTGCGAGTATGGGCCTGACCCAGCAGACCACGCGCCACGATCCGCTCGGCGGCGGCCCAATCCCGATCCGCCGAGAGCCCACACGAGCAGCGCGCCCATTTCCAGCCCGCCCGGGTGGGCTGGTCCGGCGCCGCCACGTGCTTCAGAGGGCTGGTGCCGGTGCCGCAGCGCGGGCAGTACCTCGAGGTACCTCGCGCCGGGACGGTGACCACGGCAATACCGGCTTTGGCGGCCAGGTGCCGGATCTCCTCCACCACCAGGCCGCGGACCTGCCCCGACAGCCGAGCATTACCCCTACGGTGCCCGCGCGCTTGCAGAGTGGCGAGGTCTTCGAGGTAGATGACGCCGCAGCCGGTCGCGGTCGCTTGGTCCACTGCCCAGCGGGCCGCTGACCAGGCCAGGGTGTGGTTGAGGTTGCGGATCCTTGCGCAGATGCGTTCGTGGTCAGCCGCGGTGCGAGCGTGGCGGTGGTGTAGGTCGGCCCACTGCGGGTGTGAGGTGTCCAGCCCGGATAGCAGGGCGGCGTAGTGGTCGCGTTTGGTGGCCAGGTGTTCGCGGTGGGTGCGTAGCCGGTGCAGTTTCGCGGAGATTGCGGTGGCGTCGTAGCGCAGCATCCGCCCATCGGAGAACACCCGCCCACCCGCGCAGCCGCCGCCCGAGGTGCCGGGTGGGTCGCTCAGGCGGGCGACGGTGCCGGTCAGCAACGTGTTCACCCCCCAATCCAACCCCAACCCCACCCGATGCCCCACTGCCGCAACGACCGGGATCGGAGTGGTGAACGGCAGATCCACCCGCAGCCGATGCGCGGCCACCCGCAGCGTGGGCGTACACCACGTGGCATAGGCGGGTACGTGTGGCGGCACCGTCCTGGTGCCGCCACCGCAGGACCGCGTCGAGACGGCCTAGCCGGCGCTGGAGGGCTTGCTTTCCGCCGCGTGCTCAAGAGCCCAGGCGAGGGCCTTGTCGGCGACCTCCTCCCAGCCTTCCTGGGCGGGCATGAGGTGGGAGCGTCCGGGGAACTCGACGACTTCGGTGAGGGTGTTGGACTTGTAGTGCTTGGCGTTGGACCGCTGGATCTTGGGGGGCATGAGGTTGTCGTTCTCGCCGGCGATGAAGAGCAGCGGGTTGCGGTCGTCGTTGTGGTAGTTGACGTGGTTGTCGTCGGGGCCGGGGTGGATGTTGGCGAGGGCGCTGCCCCAGAAGACGTGGCCGGAGGCGGGGATGTGGTAGCGGTCGTAGGTGGCGCGGGCCTGGTCCTCGGGGAAGGTGT
It includes:
- a CDS encoding zinc ribbon domain-containing protein, which encodes MNTLLTGTVARLSDPPGTSGGGCAGGRVFSDGRMLRYDATAISAKLHRLRTHREHLATKRDHYAALLSGLDTSHPQWADLHHRHARTAADHERICARIRNLNHTLAWSAARWAVDQATATGCGVIYLEDLATLQARGHRRGNARLSGQVRGLVVEEIRHLAAKAGIAVVTVPARGTSRYCPRCGTGTSPLKHVAAPDQPTRAGWKWARCSCGLSADRDWAAAERIVARGLLGQAHTRTDRATGHRTITTVVEGNVARARRPRAEIRRVRRANRSGRDTFDRPGRPGPTPGKDRPTPKRPGRPTPAVRDEAGLASTFRRVPEWRTVPAPTAVGQRPAGHEPQSGHLAVTRSGRARDFQHRTGFHRARATPVLRLSADYGPRASTTTPARNV
- a CDS encoding M14 family zinc carboxypeptidase; protein product: MPPSTARRGKPAYIKMAGAAAVALTALMLPLSQAANADPAGHSRPDRDHTQCSTDPDAHLSSVPSPEKFFGFPLGKGQSRVVTSDEIRKYVSAVGSASDRVITGTMAHSVSGQELPYAIVSDKEHVAPKELKKIAEQIQSLRDPRSLRPDKAARIAKDTPAIVWVAGNVHGGETSGADASLKTLYELAGGLSCDVKKRNDNTVTIIVPTQNPDGRDANIRQNDYGFDLNRDWFARTQPETDGKIEMLRNYPPQIFVDAHEMGGRQYFFPPNADPIHHEIADQPVDWINRIGEANKAAFGFNGACAGEVVEECYFNYARYDLFYMGYGDTVPSTGFGAAGMTFEKGSSSSVEDRVQQQFNTQWATTGWAADNKREVLDGYYKVWQTALAEGAAGALEPNEVVQPTNTVQFPVPDIKIRSYFLLPDRQVGDVRKLVERLRNMDVEVYEVEKALTVPNAQIFGGRSAKNLRVPEGAYWIPMDQPQKHWIQALIGENPYAPFPYFYDVSSWSNPLLMGINAVYTGDKLSPKTDRVKSLDGGVDSSASSRGSYSYPLDSAAASELTFKLLSSGVPLSRDLKTGVVGISAKAVKRNDLDKLAGSLGVTVKGSSRPASGTALSLPDTGLFAGTGISTTSGSHGEARYVLGSQWGLDLKPVTTADINGNTPAFTERTALIVPDGSSSNGGLDAQGLANLKAWVSAGGTYIGLRNEGTRVARAAGLTSTTEKAKPTGYQVVGSHFRVDVANENPVGIGRPAEDFQFNNGDPILNPTQTGTNILTYPSDDTFWANGYTVKSDALMGTTALVDEPTGAGHAVLFAYNPLFRAYNDNGLHLVANALLYPAGATASAQQRTLAPPTNVDALRAAAQKAEEPANLGGEWRPITIQVADADQARTEAVVRKYTDTATSAKADGSTYVTIPNPEGLTSEEHPFLRELVHELDSTGIPLRSVVG
- a CDS encoding transglutaminase domain-containing protein encodes the protein MLDLTAELRTAGAVGERDLLIAAHRLVAARVRPVYGMDDRQPVSVTLALGRGSCSQRMAVLEAVARACGIATRVRGLLVDGRFWYPRFPRMGALIPHRVVLAWPEFRFDGRWVSVSGLYGDLTALRAGGGFTNDGGETLFDAIARTAVDWDGVTCSSCDLSAHVSADLGYFDSRDELFETHGQTLCRPARIVANPIMGRRSA